The DNA window CCAACGATGGTGAATCTCACTGCAGAAAAAGGTATCGCTGCTCAGGTTTTGGACTGTTACGATCTCGACCAAATTAACGAGCGTTTTGATGCGGTATATACCATGAATTGTCTCCTGCATATACCGAAACAGGACTTTGATCGGATTTTGCTTCTGATTTCAAGGCGGCTCAACGATAATGGTTTGATGTATATCGGCATTTGGGGAGACCAAAACTTTGAAGGTATCTGGGAACAGGATGGATATGAGCCGAAGCGGTTTTTCTCTTTCTGGAAGGTAGAGGCACTTC is part of the Candidatus Poribacteria bacterium genome and encodes:
- a CDS encoding class I SAM-dependent methyltransferase — translated: KYAHERASHSPDEFKVQERSEFLKFLEAEERETLLEIGCGPGWDAQFFQSQGLRVLAVDNTPTMVNLTAEKGIAAQVLDCYDLDQINERFDAVYTMNCLLHIPKQDFDRILLLISRRLNDNGLMYIGIWGDQNFEGIWEQDGYEPKRFFSFWKVEALLEVLQRSFKLEYYRRLEPHEGRIFNSLIVRKRMEV